A genomic region of Ammospiza nelsoni isolate bAmmNel1 chromosome 3, bAmmNel1.pri, whole genome shotgun sequence contains the following coding sequences:
- the MANEA gene encoding glycoprotein endo-alpha-1,2-mannosidase isoform X2 has translation MARFRRRTCIILLLFILFICSIMMALKTLRPDRAGFGDPFGLGLLPELQQRTVLLDSKQNLLNRAQGDTVTRVSNLHSIAVNTMKASMSSVRKLEEELSSPNYNFHIFYYTWYGNPQFDGKYIHWNHPLLPHWDPKIANNYPKGRHSPPEDIGANFYPELGSYSSKDPTVIEAHMKQMRAASTGVIVLSWYPPGMADENGEPTDDLVPVVLDYAHKYNLKVTFHIEPYKDRDDRSMYHNVKYIIDNVGPGYIDTSIRPWNNHNTRNRVNGKYYETAFSAALLVRPEIISITSFNEWHEGTQIEKAIPKRTGQVVYLDYKPHKPNVYLELTQKWSEKYRKEQEQWLM, from the exons ATGGCAAGATTTCGCAGAAGAACATGCAtcattttgttgctttttattttgtttatttgctccATAATGATGGCTTTGAAGACTCTGAGACCTGACAGAGCTGGCTTTGGGGATCCATTTGGACTTGGTTTGTTGCCAGAGCTTCAACAACGGACAGTGCTCTTGGACAGTAAACAGAACTTGCTAAATAGAGCTCAAGGAGATACTGTAACACGTGTCAGTAATTTGCATAGTATTGCTGTCAATACTATGAAAGCATCTATGTCTTCAGTAAGAAAGCTGGAAGAGGAGCTTTCTTCTCCTAATTACAACTTTCACATATTCTACTATACTTGGTATGGGAATCCACAGTTTGATGGTAAATACATTCACTGGAATCATCCATTATTGCCACACTGGGATCCCAAAATTGCAAACAATTATCCAAAGGGAAGGCATAGTCCTCCTGAGGACATTGGGGCCAACTTTTATCCAGAACTTGGATCTTACAGTTCCAAAGACCCTACTGTCATAGAAGCCCACATGAAGCAAATGCGTGCAGCTTCAACTG GTGTAATAGTGCTTTCATGGTACCCACCTGGTATGGCTGATGAAAATGGAGAGCCAACTGATGATTTGGTGCCAGTTGTTTTGGACTATGCACACAAATATAACCTAAAG GTCACTTTTCATATCGAACCTTACAAAGACAGAGATGACCGCAGCATGTACCACAATGTCAAGTACATCATTGACAA TGTGGGGCCAGGCTATATCGATACCAGCATCCGGCCTTGGAACAACCACAACACGCGGAACCGCGTCAATGGGAAGTACTACGAGACTGCCTTCAGCGCAGCCCTTCTGGTGCGGCCAGAAATCATTTCCATTACATCTTTTAATGAATGGCACGAGGGAACTCAGATTGAAAAAGCCATCCCTAAACGGACTGGACAGGTGGTTTACCTTGATTATAAACCCCATAAACCAAATGTTTACCTTGAGCTTACTCAGAAGTGGTCTGAGAAGTACAGAAAAGAACAAGAACAGTGGCTTATGTGA
- the MANEA gene encoding glycoprotein endo-alpha-1,2-mannosidase isoform X1 produces MARFRRRTCIILLLFILFICSIMMALKTLRPDRAGFGDPFGLGLLPELQQRTVLLDSKQNLLNRAQGDTVTRVSNLHSIAVNTMKASMSSVRKLEEELSSPNYNFHIFYYTWYGNPQFDGKYIHWNHPLLPHWDPKIANNYPKGRHSPPEDIGANFYPELGSYSSKDPTVIEAHMKQMRAASTGVIVLSWYPPGMADENGEPTDDLVPVVLDYAHKYNLKVTFHIEPYKDRDDRSMYHNVKYIIDKYGSHPAFYRHKTSTGRLLPMFYVYDSYVTIPEIWANLLTVSGSQSIRNTPYDALFIALLVEERHKHDIHRSGFDGMYTYFATNGFSYGSSHHNWASLKAFCDSNNLMFIPSVGPGYIDTSIRPWNNHNTRNRVNGKYYETAFSAALLVRPEIISITSFNEWHEGTQIEKAIPKRTGQVVYLDYKPHKPNVYLELTQKWSEKYRKEQEQWLM; encoded by the exons ATGGCAAGATTTCGCAGAAGAACATGCAtcattttgttgctttttattttgtttatttgctccATAATGATGGCTTTGAAGACTCTGAGACCTGACAGAGCTGGCTTTGGGGATCCATTTGGACTTGGTTTGTTGCCAGAGCTTCAACAACGGACAGTGCTCTTGGACAGTAAACAGAACTTGCTAAATAGAGCTCAAGGAGATACTGTAACACGTGTCAGTAATTTGCATAGTATTGCTGTCAATACTATGAAAGCATCTATGTCTTCAGTAAGAAAGCTGGAAGAGGAGCTTTCTTCTCCTAATTACAACTTTCACATATTCTACTATACTTGGTATGGGAATCCACAGTTTGATGGTAAATACATTCACTGGAATCATCCATTATTGCCACACTGGGATCCCAAAATTGCAAACAATTATCCAAAGGGAAGGCATAGTCCTCCTGAGGACATTGGGGCCAACTTTTATCCAGAACTTGGATCTTACAGTTCCAAAGACCCTACTGTCATAGAAGCCCACATGAAGCAAATGCGTGCAGCTTCAACTG GTGTAATAGTGCTTTCATGGTACCCACCTGGTATGGCTGATGAAAATGGAGAGCCAACTGATGATTTGGTGCCAGTTGTTTTGGACTATGCACACAAATATAACCTAAAG GTCACTTTTCATATCGAACCTTACAAAGACAGAGATGACCGCAGCATGTACCACAATGTCAAGTACATCATTGACAA ATACGGAAGCCATCCAGCCTTTTACAGACATAAAACCAGCACAGGCAGACTTCTTCCTATGTTTTATGTTTATGACTCTTATGTAACAATTCCTGAAATATGGGCAAATCTCTTAACTGTGTCTGGATCCCAGAGTATTCGAAATACTCCCTATGATGCATTATTCATTGCACTTCTTGTAGAAGAAAGACATAAGCATGACATTCACAGAAGTGGTTTCGATGGAATGTACACGTACTTTGCCACCAATGGCTTCTCCTACGGTTCATCTCATCATAATTGGGCAAGTTTAAAAGCCTTTTGTGATAGTAACAACTTAATGTTTATTCCAAGTGTGGGGCCAGGCTATATCGATACCAGCATCCGGCCTTGGAACAACCACAACACGCGGAACCGCGTCAATGGGAAGTACTACGAGACTGCCTTCAGCGCAGCCCTTCTGGTGCGGCCAGAAATCATTTCCATTACATCTTTTAATGAATGGCACGAGGGAACTCAGATTGAAAAAGCCATCCCTAAACGGACTGGACAGGTGGTTTACCTTGATTATAAACCCCATAAACCAAATGTTTACCTTGAGCTTACTCAGAAGTGGTCTGAGAAGTACAGAAAAGAACAAGAACAGTGGCTTATGTGA